CCTTGAACTGGCCCTGCTCAACCTGTGTCGCAATGCCCTGCAGGCCGCCGACGGGCAGATCGGCATCAGCGTGGAAGCCGATGCCGACTGGCTGCACATGCACATCGACGATGACGGCCCCGGCCTGCCGGACGGTCCGATCGAACGCTTGCTGGAACCCTTTTACACCACCAAATCCCCGGGCGAAGGCACTGGCCTTGGCCTCGCCATCGTCAACAGCGTCGCGGAAGAGCATGCCGGCAGCTTGCAGCTCGGGCACAGCCCGCTGGGCGGTTGCCGCGCCACCCTGAGCCTGCCACTCACCCGACCGGAGACCCCGCATGCCGAAAGCTGAAGCCATTCTGCTGGTTGAAGATGATGCCAGCCTGCGCGAGTTGCTGGCCGAAGAACTGGAAGCCGAAGGCTATCAGGTAGCTGCCTGTGGCGATGCCGAAAGCGCCGTTGAACACCTGCGTGAACACACCCCGGCACTGGTGGTCAGTGATCTGCGCCTGCCCGGGGCTGACGGCCTCAGCCTGGTCAGTCATTGCAGCCAGTTGCAACCGCCGCCGTCGATTCTGATCATCACCGCTTTTGGTTCGGTACAGCAGGCGGTGCAGGCGCTCAAGGTGGGGGCGGACGACTTTCTCACCAAGCCGCTGGAAATGGATCACTTTCTGCTCACGGTCAAACGCCTGTTGGACAACCGCCAGCTGCGCGATGAAGTGCAGCACTATCGCGAGCTGCTGGCGGCCGACCAGTTTCACGGCATCATTGGCCAGAGCCCGGCCATGCAGCAGCTGTTTCACCAGATCCGTCAGATTGCTACCGCCGAAGGCCCCGTTCTGGTCCAGGGAGAGAGCGGTACCGGCAAGGAGCTGGTCGCCCGTGCCCTGCACGAGCAAAGCTGCCGCGCCGGCAAACCCTACCTGACGGTCAACTGTGGCGGCATTCCCGGCGAATTGATGGAAAGCGAGTTTTTCGGCCATGCCGCCGGCGCCTTTACCGGCGCCCGTCAGCAACGGGCCGGGCTGTTTCAACAGGCCAACGGCGGCACCCTGATGCTGGATGAGCTGGGGGAAATGCCGCTGACGCTGCAGGCCAAGCTGCTGCGCGCGCTGCAGGACGGGCATATTCGCCCGGTCGGCAGTGACCATGAAATCCAGGTTGATGTGCGCGTGATCGGCGCCACCAATCGCGATCTGACTGCAGCAGTGGCGGCCGGTGACTTTCGGGAAGACCTGTTCTACCGGCTGGAAACCTTTGCCTTGCAGATTCCACCGCTGCGTCAGCGCACGGGCGATGTCATGTTGTTGGCCAAGGTGTTTCTGGCGCAGGTGAACAGTCGGCAGAACATCCGTCTGCGCGGCTTCACTGATGCCGCTACCACCTTGCTCAACAGCTACCCGTTTCCCGGCAACGTGCGCGAACTGCAAAATGCAGTTGAGCGGGCAGCAACCTTCTGCACCAGCGAATGGATTGATGTACCGGAATTGCCTCAGCGCATCCGTGACTACAACGGTACCCCGTGCAGCGCTGACCTGACCGCCACGGTGGAGCAGGATCTGACCAGCCCTGCCGTGCTGACGGACGACCTGCAAAGCCTGGAACAGGTGCAGCGGTTGCATATCCAGCGCGTTTTGCAGTCCACTGGCGGCAACAAGCGCAAAGCCGCAGAAATTCTGGGTATCACCCGCCGCACCCTGTATCGCTGGCTGGAATAATGCGGCCAGTGAATACACCGGCATAGCGCGCAAACCGCCTGACCACGGGTAGACTGACCTTTTCGGATTACCGGGGGACAATCCATGCAACTAGCCAAAGCTTTTTTCGATGTCGGCCTGTTCAGCAACCAGGCTGCCGCGCACCACAGCTTCTGGAGCGAACGCATCGCCCTTCCCTTCGATCACAGCCTGAAGCTGGGCGGCGGCGTGCTGCAGCACCGCTTTCAGGTGGGCAGCGCCGTACTCAAACTGAACGATGCCCGCGATCCCTTGCCGACAGCCCGGGGGCCGATCCGCGAACTGCTGGTGGCGCACCCTGACTGCCAGCAGGTGGAATCCCTGCAGGACCCCGACGGCAACCGGATCACCCGCGTGCCGTCGGGGCATGATGACATTCATGGCCTGGCCGTGCGTCTGGCCGTGGCCGACCCGGCCCGCAGTGCCGATTTTTACCAGCGGGCGCTGGGCTGCAAGCTGATCAGCCCGGCCCGGCTGCAAGCGGGTGAAGCCATCCTGCTGCTTGAGCAGGCCGACTCGCCAGCCGAGCAGGAGCAACCCCTGGCCGCTATCGGCCTGCGCTATCTGACGCTGCAGGTGTTTGACTGCGATGCAGCCCACGCGGCCGCATTGGCCGCCGGAGCCAGCAATGGCCGCGACCCGGTGACCCTTGGCAGCACCGCCCGGATTGCCTTTATCCGCGACCCGGATGGCACCTGGATCGAACTGTCCGAACGCGCTTCAGTGACCGGCAAGGCGGTGTGAGCCGACCTCACACAGGGATTTACACAGTCTTTACCCAACGCCGGCACAACAGTGGCCCCTTCCGATTACACTAGGCGCAGTTTTCAGTTGATTGGATAGTCCATGTCTGCGTCTCGTCGTTCCTATTGGTGGTTACTGCTGTTATTGCTTGTTGGCGCCCTGCTGGTGGCCGGTTATCTGTGGCATGCCAATCAGCAAAATACGCCGCAATACACCACGGCCAGCGTCACCCGGGGCGATGTGGAAGACAGCATCACTGCGCTGGGTACCCTGGAGCCGCTGAACTCGGTGGACGTTGGCACCCAGGTGTCCGGCCAGCTGAAACAGTTGCATGTCGAACCCGGCGACCAGGTCAGCGAGGGTGATCTGCTGGCTGAAATCGATTCGACAATTTACCTGGCCCGCGTCGAAGCCAGTACCGCACAGCTGGCCAACCAGCGTGCGCAGCTGACGGATCGCCGGGCCCAGCAGACCCTCGCCCGCCTGCAAGCGGAACGCCAGCGCGAGCTGTTTGCCCTTGATGCCACCAGCGAAGAAGCCCTGCAGACTGCCGAAGCCACGCTGCTCTCGGCCAATGCCCAGATCGAAGCCTTGCAGGCGCAGATTCGCCAGACCGAATCCGGCCTCAAGGGCGATCAGGCCGACCTCAATTACACCCGGATCTACGCCCCCATGGCGGGTACCGTGGTAGAGCAGTTTGCCAATCAGGGCCAGACCCTGAATGCCAACCAGACCGCGCCGGTCGTGGTACAGATTGCCGACCTGGCCACCATGACCGTGCGCACCCAGGTATCCGAAGCGGATATCAGCCGCATCGAGCCGGGCATGCCGGTGTACTTTTCCACCCTTGGCCAGCCCCAGCGCCGCTGGGAAAGCAGCCTGCGGCAGATATTGCCAACCCCGGAAATCATCAACAATGTGGTGCTGTTCAACGCCCTGTTCGATGTACCCAACCCGGATAACGAACTGCTGCCGAAGATGAGCGCCCAGGTGTTTTTTGTGCGCGCCGCCGCCGAAGACGTACTGACCGTTCCGATTGCTGCCTTGCAACCGTTGCCCAACGCCGACAGCCGTGACCGTTTTCGGGTGCGCGTTCTGCATCAAGGCGCGGTAGAAGAGCGCGAAGTGCGCACCGGCGTGCGTACCCGGGTGGTGGCGGAAATTCTCGAGGGGCTGAGTGAGGGCGAGCAGGTGATTACCAGCCAGCCACTGGACGCAGCCAGCGGCAGTGAAGGCATGCCACGGCGGATGCGTTGAGATGAATACGCCCCTGATCGAGCTGCGCGATATCAGCCGTACCTATCGCAACGGCGAGCTGGCCACCACGGTGCTGACGGATGTCTCGCTGAGCATTCAGCCCGGTGAGTTCGTTGCCATTATGGGCGCTTCCGGGTCCGGCAAATCGACCCTGATGAACATCCTCGGATGCCTGGACAAACCCAGCACCGGCCAGTACCTGTTTCAGGGCCGCGATATTGCCCAACTGGACAAGGACGCCCTGGCCAGCCTGCGGCGGGAAACCTTCGGCTTTATTTTTCAGAGCTACAACCTGATCCCCTCGGCCAGTGCCACGGAGAATGTCGAAGTACCGGCGATCTATGCCGGCATGCCGCGCGAAGCCCGGCACCGTCGGGCTGAACGTCTGCTGACCGAGCTGGGTCTGGGTGAGCGGTTGCGCAACCGTCCCAGCCAACTGTCCGGCGGCCAGCAACAGCGGGTATCCATCGCCCGCGCGCTGATGAACGATGCCCGCGTGTTGCTGGCCGACGAACCCACAGGCGCGCTGGATAGCCAGAGCGGCAAGGATGTACTGGCGCTGCTCAAGCAGCTGCATGAACGGGGCAAGACAGTGATCGTCATCACCCACGATCCGAAGGTCGCCGCCCATGCCGATCGGCTGATCGAGATTGCCGACGGTCAGATCATTGCCGACAGCGGCAGCCGCAGCGAGCAACCCGCCGCCCCGCAATCGCCGGCCGAGGAGCACCCGATACGCGGCCTGCTCGGCGACACCCTGGAAGCGGTACGCATGGCTTTGCGTGCGTTGCGCGCCAACCTGTTTCGCACCGTGCTGACGCTGCTCGGCATCGTGATCGGCGTGGCGTCGGTCGTGGTCATGCTCGCCGTCGGCAATGGCGCACAGAAAGAAGTGGTCGACCGCATCAGTGCCATGGGTACCAACCTGTTGCTGGTCCGCCCCGGCGCACCCAATACCCGCCGCTCGGTGGATGGCTCGACCAATACCCTGATGCCGGAAGATGCCGAACTGGTTGCCCAGGTGGACAATGTGCGCGCCGCCGTACCGGAAATGAGCGGCCGCGCCACCCTGCGCTTCGGCAATACCGATTATCAGACCAGCGTGACCGCCACCAGCCCCGATCTGCCGCTGGCACGCAGCTGGCCGGTCGCCAACGGCGTCTTTCTCGACCAGCAGGACAATGCCCGTTACGCCGCCGTGACCGTGCTCGGGCAAACAGTGGTGAACAACCTGTTCGGTGACCAGGACCCGCTGGGCGACTATGTGCTGATCAACAACGTGCCTTTCCAGGTGATCGGCGTGATGAGCGAACGAGGCGCAACACCCTGGGGCAGCGACCAGGATGATGTGGTGCTGGTACCCCTGAACACTGGCAGCCTGCGGCTGATTGGCCAGCGGCACCTGAACACCATTACCGTGATGGTGGATGATCTGGGTCTGGCCGACCAGACCCAGGAAGCTGTGCGACAAACCCTGATTCAGGCCCACGCCGGGGTGGAAGATTTCCAGATTCGCAATATGGCCTCGCTGATCGACAATGTGGCGCAGACGCAGAATACCTTTACCGTACTGCTCGGCTCGATTGCGGCCATCTCGCTGCTGGTTGGCGGCATCGGGGTGATGAACATCATGCTGGTGAACGTGACCGAACGCACCCGCGAGATCGGTATTCGCATGGCCACCGGCGCCCGCACGCGGAATATCCTGCAGCAGTTTATTGTCGAGGCGATGGTGGTTTCCGCCATTGGCGGCGCGCTGGGCGTGCTCTTCGGGCTGGCCTTTGCTGCCGGCCTGCAGGCTCTGGGCACCGCCATCCAGTTCACCAGCGGCCCGGTCATTCTCGCCTTTGCCTGTGCCTTTGCCACCGGCCTGATCTTTGGTTTCATGCCGGCGCGCAAGGCCGCTCACCTTGACCCCGTGGTAGCCCTGAATGCTGACTAGACTCCTTGCCTGCCTGTTCGCCAGCCTGACCCTGAGCGCCTGCGCCCTGCAAACGCCATTGCCGGAACAACCCATTGCGCCACCGGCCCACTGGTCAACCGAGAGCAGCGCCGAGCTCGAAACAACCGACTGGACGGCCTGGCAGTCAGCCCAGCTACAGACCCTGCAACAACAGGCACTGAGCGCCAACCTGGATATCGCCAGCTCCATCGCCCGGCTGCGACAGGCCGATGCGCAATTGCAACAAAGCGGCGCCAGCCTGTTACCCCAGCTCAGTGCCGGACTGGGTGCCAACCGCAGCGACAGCGAACGCACTGACAGCGACGGCAACAGCAGCCGCAACAGTTACAGCGGCAACCTGAATGCCAGTTATGAAGTGGACTTGTGGGGCCGCCTGCGCGCGGAACGCGATGCCAGCCGCGCCAGCCTGCTGGCCAGCGAGTTTGATCATGCCAGTCTGCTGTTGACCATCGAAGCCAGCGTGGCCAGCACCTGGTTCCAGCGTCTGGAAACCCGCCGCCGTCTGCAACTGGCCGAAGACAGCCTGGCCAATGCCCAACGGGTGCTCGAGCTGGTGGAAAACCGCTATCGCCTGGGTGCGATCGACAGTCTGGAAGTCAGCCAGCAGCGTACGCTGGTCGCCCAGCTGCAAGCCGGCTTGCCCACCCTGCGCCAGCAATACCGCCAGCAAAGCAACGCCCTGGCGCTATTGATCGGCCAGGGCCCGGATGCCGAGCTGCCGGAGTCAGCACCCGCACTGCTGGCCGACTTGCAGGTACCCGAGATTGCCCCCGGCCTGCCGGCCAGCCTGCTGCAGCGCCGGCCGGACATCCGTGCCAGCGAAGCCCGCCTGCAAGCGGCCAATGCCGATCTGACCGCCGCCCGTGCCGCCCTGTACCCGAGCATCCAGTTGACCGGGCAATACGGCGCACAAAGCCTGGCGCTGTCCAGTCTGGTGAATAACCCGGTCACCGCCTGGAACCTGGCCGCCGGCCTGAGCCAGCCCATCTTCCAGGGTGGCCGCCTGCGCGCTCGCGTTGCCCAGACCCGTGCCCGTCAGGACGAATTGCTGATCGATTATCAGCGCACCCTGCTGACGGCTTTTATCGATGTTGACAACGCCCTGAGCAATGTCGACCAGACCCGCCAGCGCGCCGCATACCTGGCCGCCACCGAAGCCGAGGCCAGCCGCGCTCTGGAACTGGCCGAGATCCGCTACCGCTCCGGTGCCATCGATCTGCAAACCCTGCTGGATACCCAGCGCACCTGGTACAGCAGCCAGGACAATCTGGCCCAGGTCCGTGCGGCGCAACTGCTGGCCAGTGTCGATCTGTTCCGGGCCCTGGGTGGCGGCTGGCAAGCGGGCGCGGTAAGCTATCCGACCGACAATGATTGACTGGAGCCAACACCACCTTGCCCGCCTGCCTGCATCTCGCCACGCTGAATGAGCGCCACTTTACCCGCCACCCCGAGCCCCTGCCCGCGCTGACGGCTTGTCTGGATGGGCTTGATCGTTTGGGCAAGGCGCTGGGCGCAGGCAGCCTGAGTCAGTTCGTGGATATTACCGAGCTTGAATTGCAGGATGCCGAAGCGCTGCTGGAAGCATCGGAAACAGTCAACCGCAGCGTTGACCCCGAAACCGGCCTGGTCTGCGCGCTGGAAGACATGCAGTGGTTTCCCGTCGCCGCCGGCATGATTACCCTGGAAGCCATGCTCAATCACCTGGCTCGCAATCACCCACGCGAACTCAAGGGTGCCGATCTGGCGCAACTGAGCGCCGAACTTGTCTACTGCGAACAGCAGCTACGCCCGCTGGAGCACGAGGGCGCGCAATTTCATTTGCATGCGGTCGTCAGCGACTGATCGCGCACTGCCAGCCCGACGCCTGACTCCAACTGATCATCCAGCACCTCTCCCATCAAACCCTGAATGGAGTGCCGGGTAGTCAGCATCAGCGATTCCAGTTCAGCGCGCGAGTAATCGCGCGTATCGATCGGCTCACCGATATGCACCGACACTGGCTGGCCCAGGTTGAAACGCCAGCTTCTGGCCGGCAGCACCTTGCTGATGCCGCGAATACCGACCGGAATGATCACCGCTTCGGTATCCAGCGCCAGATGAAAGCAGCCCTTCTTGAACGGCAATAATTCACCGCCCAGCGATCGCGTGCCTTCCGGCGCAGCCCAGAGCACAATGCCCGATTCCATCATCGCCCGCGCCTTGTCCAGATCTTTCAGCGCCTGGTTACGCTTGCGCCGGTTGATCGAGGGGAATTCTGCGGTACGCATGGTGATGCCGAGCAAGGGAATGCGGTACAGCTCGGCCTTGGCCAGCATGCGGATCGAACCCGGCATGGCGGCAAATATGGCCGGAATATCGTAGTGACTGGCATGGTTGCAGAGAATAATGTAACGCCGACCATCGTTGAGCTCCGGTGCCTGCCCCACGACGTGCAGATCCATGCGCACCAGGCGCAGCAACAGCGCTGCCCACCGACGGGTATAGCGATCAACCCGTGACCGGTCGAGGCGGCGGAAAGCCGCACGAACCAATACGTCGATACAAAATCCTGCTGTTACCAATACCGATCCCAGAACCACGCCAATACGGCGTGCCAGGTTGGCTGACTCGGTAAATACCGGCAGTCTGGTCATTGTTATTCTCCGGTCTTGCAACCTGGACGTGTCTTGAAATACAAAGGTTGCCATAATACCGACATAAAAGCCTATTCTGCACTCTCATTACCTACGTAGTACAAGGCATCACATGACAGAGCTGGTTCGCATCATCTACATCAGCCGGGCAACGTTCGACACTCTGCCAGCGGCAGACGGCGTTGAACCTACGGTTTCACGCATTCTTTCTGTTTCCCGGCGCAACAACCGCAACAATGGTCTGGTGGGCATGTTGTATTACGGCGACAGCTGCTTCTTTCAGTGCCTGGAGGGTGAGCGCAACAAGGTCGAGGCACTGTACCGGACCCTGCTGAAAGACAAGCGGCATACCGATCTGAAAATTCTTGCCAGCGAACCGATCAAGCGCCTGTCATTCCCGGACTGGAACATGAAATATGTTCCCCTGGATCAGAGCATGAGCCGTTTGATGAGTGAGCATGGATTCGAGCGCTTTGACCCTTACCGCTTTGATCACCACCTGGTTGAGCGCGTGATGCAGTTGATGCAGGGCGTACCCGACCCGACCGAGCCGACTACGGAACCCCGGCCTTCAGCCCCCTGCCGCAGCATCCAGCTGGACACCGCAGAGCAGGCACCGCCAGCGTCCGAGGGTAGCCGCACCCCCCTGCTGCTCCCCGCGATTGCCATCACCATCAGTAGCCTTGCCCTGCTGATAAGCCTCAGCTGCCTGGGCATGCAACTGGGCTGGCTCTAGCCACTGATCAGCGCTTCCAGGCGGGCCAGCAAACCGGCCTCATCCACCGTATCGCATTGCTCGGGTTGCAGAAACTGTTCCGCGTACTGGCGATAGACACCCCCGGCAATGAACAGGTGCAACAGATCGGCATCCACGTGTTGCTGTTCGGCCATGCTGACCAGAATACCGAGTGATACCGACAGGGTCTTGGCCTCCTTGTAGGGCCGGTCGGCAGCGGTGAGCGCTTCGAAAATATCTGCAATCGCCATAATCCGCTCCGGCACACCCAACTGCTCGGCAGTCAGCCGGCGCGGGTAACCCCGACCATCCAGCGTTTCGTGGTGAGTGGCTGCCAATGTCGGTACCCGTTGCAGGTAACGCGGGAATGGCAAGCTTTCCAGCATGATCAACGTCTGCACGATGTGATCATTGATCTTGAAGCGTTCTTCCGGCGTCAGGGTGCCGCGACTGATGCGCAGGTTGTACAGTTCCCCCAGGTGCATGGCGTGCTCGGGCAATGCCATATCAAAGCCCCAGTGGTTGGCCGGATTATCCCGCTCGACCGGTGGCTTTTTGTCGCCCCAGGGAAAAATATGCTCCGGACGGTCAGCCAGCAAGCCCTCGCTGACCGGCAAGTCTTGCGTCGGGATCTCTGCCATGCGCGCCTGCTCGGCCAGGGACAGCCCCAGGCGATTGTCAAAGTGGCGCAGCCAGCGCCGCTGGGCAATCTGTTCCAGTTCGGCAACCTGCTCATCTGACATGGCTTCGCCACCGATATTGGCCTTGGCAACCAGGGCAAACTCTTCCTGCAATTGCTGCTGCACTGCCCGGCAATCCTGGCGTAACTGCTCACCATCGCCACCGCTCAGCTGGGCGCGCAGACAGTCCAGCTCGGCATCGCGCCAGAGCACTTCGAAGCGGGTGCGGATTTCATGGATACGGTTGTAGATGGTTTCCAGCTTGGTGGCCTTGTCGACCACATATTCCGGGCTGGTGATCTTGCCACAATCATGCAGCCAGGACGCCAGATGAAACTCGTAATGCTGATCCTCGTTCATGTTGAAATCCGCCAACGCGCCTTCCCGCGCTGCTTCGGCCTTGGACAGCAACATCTTCGCCAGCTGTGGCACGCGCTCGCAGTGCCCGCCCGTGTAGGGTGACTTGGCATCAATCGCATCGGCCAGCAAGCGAATCATTGCATCCAGCAGTCGCTGCTGGCCGGCAAACAGGATGCGCGTTTCAATGGCCACCGACAGGGTGCCGGACAGGTCCTGCACAAAGCGCTGCAGGCGCTGCCGAAAGTCGCCTTCCAGTTGCACCGAGAGCTCCACGACCAGCAAACCGAGCAAGGCCTTGTGGCGGTCATGCAAGGCCACCACCAGATAGCTGTGATCGGCATCCAGGCGATGCAACAGCTGCTCTTCCGGGGCGTTGCGGAACGCCTCGTCCAGCACAAAGGTGTCAGGGTAATGGGCTCCCTGGTAGCGACTGCTGCAGTTGAGCCGGGTATCCGTTTCATTGCACAGATACACGGCGCCGCTGCGTCCTTCAGCTGTGGCCACCAGATGCTCCATGACCTCGTCGAGCATTTGCTCCAGGTGCGGCTCATGACTCAGCGCCAGCGTGATCTGCTGAAAATGGTCAATCGCCGAACCCATGCGCCCCATGAGCACGCTCAGGTGGTTGACCTCCCTGATTCGCGAACGCACGCGCGGGGGCTGGGTAAAATCGAAGTCGCTGAATGCACGCACCTGCTCGGCCAATTCACTCAACGGCTCCCCCAGACGCCGCCCGAATTTCCAGCCCAGCGGCAATATGACCAGCATAATGGCCAGCGCCCAGATGGCCTGATCAAGCAGGATGTCACGGGCGCCGGCAAGCAATTCCCAGCCGGGAATGGCGATCAGAACATGCACCCCGGAATCGGCAAAGGCCGCCAGCGGCAAGCTGATGCCATACCAGGTCGCGTTATCCGACACATAGCTGACGGGCTCACTCTGATCCGCCCGCAGGGCCACCTGCCCGGAGAGAGTGTGCAAGGCCGGGTTGGTCAGTTCTGACAGTCCGGCCAATCGAAAACTGCCGTTCTGCTGTTTCAGGATCTGCTCCAGGTCCGGGTAGGCCAGCACCCGGCCGTCGGCATCAACCACGGCAACTTCGCTGCCCGGTGTCATGCGCATATCGTGGAGTTCGCTGGCCAGATCACCCAGGGCAGCATCGAGGCCAATGACTGCATCGCCCACCTTGCTCGGCAAGGCCATGGTCAGGCCGACTTCACCGGTGGTAAAGAACACATAGGGTTCCGTCAGCAGCAGTTCACCGGTCTCTCTGGCCTGCTGGTACCAGGGGCGGGTACGTGGATCGAAGCGGTATTCAGCTTCAGCCTGCCCCGGCAGCACAGTCAGCTCGGCATCATAGAACTGCCAGTGCCCCCGGAGCTGTTGATCATCGCCATAATGCATGCTCTGGACCAGATAGGCTGCCTGCTCGGGAGGGGCCTGTGCCAGCGCCGGATTGCGCCCTTGCAGCGGGCGGACCAGCAGAAATTCGCCATTGGCATAGCCGATGAAAACCGCACTCAGGGTGGAGTTCGCCGTCAACACCTCGACCAGCAGGGGTAATCGCTCCAGGCGTTGTTCAATATCGGTAGCGGCACCCAATGGATCATGCGCCAAGGCATGCAGGGTATTTTCCGCCGGGCTGATCAGACGACCGGCCCGTTCATCCATGATCACCGCCAGTTGCCGCGCCGAATCCTCGGCGGCGGCCAGCATGGCAGCACTGGTTCCGCGATAGCCCTGAACCACGGTAACCAGCATGACCGCCAGCAGACTGAGAACGATACCGCCAGCCAGCATCCATTGCACCGGCAAGCCGCTATTGCGCATTTTCTTCATTCCTTGAACTACCCGTTAGCGATATACCTTTACAAGATAGGTCACTTTAAGGTGAACTGCCGTGGCAGACGCCATTCATCAGAACAATAATTCGTATTTCAATGCTCCGACTGCTGTTTACACTCGCCCTGACATTTGCCCTGACCGCCAACCACCTGTGGGCGGACTCGCTGCCCCTGGTACCGGATGCTGATGGCCGCCATCGCATTACCGTGGGCCTGATTGAATTCCCGCCCTATTCCTACACCACCGAGACGGGTGACATTGGTGGGCTTTTTATCCCCTTGATGGAGCAAATTCTCGACGAGGCGGGTTTCACCGCCCAGTTTCGCATGCTGCCGATCAGCCGCCTGAGCCTGGGGCTGCAGGATGGGGCTGTGCACCTGTGGCCGGGCATCGATGGCAAAAGCGACTTGCGCGACCATACCTTCGTCGGTGATCAGTCTCTGGCGCATATCAGTATCAACCTGTATCACCGCAAGGACTCGCCAGCTCCGGTCTGGCCCGATGCCCTGCATGGTCAGGAAGTGATCATGCTCAGCGGCTACGACTACTCGCCAGGCATCATGCAGGTGATCAATTCACCGGCGAACCAGATTACACCGCGTTACTCCCACCAGCATGAAGGGGCTGTCGGGATGCTGCTGCACCGTCGTGCCAATTTTCTGATCAACTACCAGGCCCCCATGCAGCAACTGTTTCAGCAACAACCGGAACTCGCCGAGCAACTGCGTCAGCGGCCACTGGAACGCATCCCTCTGCAGATGGTGGTCTCTCGCCAGGCACCGATCGGCGGTGAATATCTGTTGCAGCAACTGGAGCAGGCCTACTCGACTCTGCGTACTGAACAGCGCGATATTCAGCTGCCCGATAGCTGATGCAGCCGGGCACTGGCTGACGTAAGCTGGCGGCAATCATGGCCCGACCGCATGGGGCTTTTTTACCGGGGAGAGTGCCGACATGCCGACCTTTGAACACCAGATGCTGCAACTCGACAGTATTCAACTCAGCCTGTACAGCGCAGGCCCGGTTAGCGGGCCCGTGGTCTGGCTGCTGCACGGCTTTCCCGAATGCTGGTATTCCTGGCGACACCAGATAGCAGCCCTCAGTGCTGCCGGTTACCGGGTAATGGCCCCGG
This sequence is a window from Halopseudomonas salegens. Protein-coding genes within it:
- a CDS encoding sigma-54-dependent transcriptional regulator: MPKAEAILLVEDDASLRELLAEELEAEGYQVAACGDAESAVEHLREHTPALVVSDLRLPGADGLSLVSHCSQLQPPPSILIITAFGSVQQAVQALKVGADDFLTKPLEMDHFLLTVKRLLDNRQLRDEVQHYRELLAADQFHGIIGQSPAMQQLFHQIRQIATAEGPVLVQGESGTGKELVARALHEQSCRAGKPYLTVNCGGIPGELMESEFFGHAAGAFTGARQQRAGLFQQANGGTLMLDELGEMPLTLQAKLLRALQDGHIRPVGSDHEIQVDVRVIGATNRDLTAAVAAGDFREDLFYRLETFALQIPPLRQRTGDVMLLAKVFLAQVNSRQNIRLRGFTDAATTLLNSYPFPGNVRELQNAVERAATFCTSEWIDVPELPQRIRDYNGTPCSADLTATVEQDLTSPAVLTDDLQSLEQVQRLHIQRVLQSTGGNKRKAAEILGITRRTLYRWLE
- a CDS encoding VOC family protein; this translates as MQLAKAFFDVGLFSNQAAAHHSFWSERIALPFDHSLKLGGGVLQHRFQVGSAVLKLNDARDPLPTARGPIRELLVAHPDCQQVESLQDPDGNRITRVPSGHDDIHGLAVRLAVADPARSADFYQRALGCKLISPARLQAGEAILLLEQADSPAEQEQPLAAIGLRYLTLQVFDCDAAHAAALAAGASNGRDPVTLGSTARIAFIRDPDGTWIELSERASVTGKAV
- a CDS encoding efflux RND transporter periplasmic adaptor subunit translates to MSASRRSYWWLLLLLLVGALLVAGYLWHANQQNTPQYTTASVTRGDVEDSITALGTLEPLNSVDVGTQVSGQLKQLHVEPGDQVSEGDLLAEIDSTIYLARVEASTAQLANQRAQLTDRRAQQTLARLQAERQRELFALDATSEEALQTAEATLLSANAQIEALQAQIRQTESGLKGDQADLNYTRIYAPMAGTVVEQFANQGQTLNANQTAPVVVQIADLATMTVRTQVSEADISRIEPGMPVYFSTLGQPQRRWESSLRQILPTPEIINNVVLFNALFDVPNPDNELLPKMSAQVFFVRAAAEDVLTVPIAALQPLPNADSRDRFRVRVLHQGAVEEREVRTGVRTRVVAEILEGLSEGEQVITSQPLDAASGSEGMPRRMR
- a CDS encoding MacB family efflux pump subunit, which codes for MNTPLIELRDISRTYRNGELATTVLTDVSLSIQPGEFVAIMGASGSGKSTLMNILGCLDKPSTGQYLFQGRDIAQLDKDALASLRRETFGFIFQSYNLIPSASATENVEVPAIYAGMPREARHRRAERLLTELGLGERLRNRPSQLSGGQQQRVSIARALMNDARVLLADEPTGALDSQSGKDVLALLKQLHERGKTVIVITHDPKVAAHADRLIEIADGQIIADSGSRSEQPAAPQSPAEEHPIRGLLGDTLEAVRMALRALRANLFRTVLTLLGIVIGVASVVVMLAVGNGAQKEVVDRISAMGTNLLLVRPGAPNTRRSVDGSTNTLMPEDAELVAQVDNVRAAVPEMSGRATLRFGNTDYQTSVTATSPDLPLARSWPVANGVFLDQQDNARYAAVTVLGQTVVNNLFGDQDPLGDYVLINNVPFQVIGVMSERGATPWGSDQDDVVLVPLNTGSLRLIGQRHLNTITVMVDDLGLADQTQEAVRQTLIQAHAGVEDFQIRNMASLIDNVAQTQNTFTVLLGSIAAISLLVGGIGVMNIMLVNVTERTREIGIRMATGARTRNILQQFIVEAMVVSAIGGALGVLFGLAFAAGLQALGTAIQFTSGPVILAFACAFATGLIFGFMPARKAAHLDPVVALNAD
- a CDS encoding efflux transporter outer membrane subunit, translating into MLTRLLACLFASLTLSACALQTPLPEQPIAPPAHWSTESSAELETTDWTAWQSAQLQTLQQQALSANLDIASSIARLRQADAQLQQSGASLLPQLSAGLGANRSDSERTDSDGNSSRNSYSGNLNASYEVDLWGRLRAERDASRASLLASEFDHASLLLTIEASVASTWFQRLETRRRLQLAEDSLANAQRVLELVENRYRLGAIDSLEVSQQRTLVAQLQAGLPTLRQQYRQQSNALALLIGQGPDAELPESAPALLADLQVPEIAPGLPASLLQRRPDIRASEARLQAANADLTAARAALYPSIQLTGQYGAQSLALSSLVNNPVTAWNLAAGLSQPIFQGGRLRARVAQTRARQDELLIDYQRTLLTAFIDVDNALSNVDQTRQRAAYLAATEAEASRALELAEIRYRSGAIDLQTLLDTQRTWYSSQDNLAQVRAAQLLASVDLFRALGGGWQAGAVSYPTDND
- a CDS encoding lysophospholipid acyltransferase family protein, which codes for MTRLPVFTESANLARRIGVVLGSVLVTAGFCIDVLVRAAFRRLDRSRVDRYTRRWAALLLRLVRMDLHVVGQAPELNDGRRYIILCNHASHYDIPAIFAAMPGSIRMLAKAELYRIPLLGITMRTAEFPSINRRKRNQALKDLDKARAMMESGIVLWAAPEGTRSLGGELLPFKKGCFHLALDTEAVIIPVGIRGISKVLPARSWRFNLGQPVSVHIGEPIDTRDYSRAELESLMLTTRHSIQGLMGEVLDDQLESGVGLAVRDQSLTTACK